In Tachypleus tridentatus isolate NWPU-2018 chromosome 3, ASM421037v1, whole genome shotgun sequence, the sequence AGCATATCACTAAAGTccagtgaaataataataatgttttcttctTGGAAATCCAAGAACAGCACTAATTGTATCCACCACATTGACACAGATTTAGAAGTTAGACCTTAATATTAGATAGATGAACCTTGCTAAGACATTTGCAGATCCATTGGTTTAGAGACTTAAcagtctataaaataatatacaaaaccaaaacaactacCTAATTAGGCCAGTATTCCAATGTTCAGATGTATCAACTCAAGTTGAATGTCTGTTAAACTAATGGTTTATCCCAATGTAAATTATGTTACTTAAGCTAAATGGGATTGAAAGTACACTTTCATAGCCActttcaatgcctgaaatatacAAAGCTTCAAAAAGGATTTTCTTGGTTTAATTACAAAGTATTCGTttatttagagagaaaaaaagtgGAAAAGATTCAAATATCCGTTAAAGTTTCTTCACTGTAAAAGTGACTTCTAAAGTGTCGAAGATTTGCCTTTCAATCTCAAAAGAATTGAACTGATACATGGACTCTTAAACAGAAATATAGCTCATACCATGATTCATTACTGTAATGTCTCTACAGTGGGAAAGTCTGCATACCACATGTGATGTTTGGTGTTTCTCATCTTGCCTcaggtaaaattaaaactattttaaaaagatACTTAAAATGCTACCAGATACAAGCAAGTACACCTTTGTCCACAAACGTACCTCAAACAATCACTGTCCATAGCCTGGAAAACTGTACCCAGCATAAGGATTTTGTTGAGGGTAAGCCTGCTGTTGTGGTGGGGgctgttgctgttgttgttgctGCTGCTGCTGTTGTGGATATGCTGCAGGAGTCCACTGACCCGAGGGAGCTGCAACTGCATATTGTTGTCCCTGTGGAGCTGGCTGTCCAGGCTGAGGTGCTGCAGGTGGCTGTTGTCCCTGAGGAGCAGGGGTCTGAGATGGGGCAGCAGACTGGACTGCAGCAGGTTGTGGTTGTTGTGCATACTGTTGTCCAGCCTAAATAAGTTTATGTACAGAAAGACAATGTTATTAGCAACAATTTGGCTTTCAGCTCAAAAAAAAGAGGGACAGAAAATAACAAATGCCATTCTTATCTGAATAACACTCAGCTATTTACATGACCGTTTAAGCATAGGTTCAGTCACTGGGACTGAGCTTGTGACCATTTACTGCTTGTTATAGTTTATGGTATTACTTTAAAATCAGTAAGCATTGTTCACGAAATGTGGTAAGCATTACACTTCCATATGCAAAAGAAAGTTTTTAAACCAAGCCTTGGGGTTTGTTTAGCAATGCTTTGCTTGTGCCTTTTGTTTCTGCATGTTGccagtgcaaagtaattttaccTTAGATACTTCTATCctcaaaaatattaactttcacatataaaataattatgtgcaaatattttcatcaaacttaagtaaaaaatagttttgttattttcactaacaaatcTCTATTGGTTCAGTTTGACCATGTAGCCACcacataaaaattagaaaatgaatataaattatgccttttgcAATTCTTTGACAAACAATACAGACTTTACCATGATGTGGCACACATACGCTTGTGTTACTCtatccaataacataaaattgacctttagtctttacaaagtgacccatcttggctatgttttagtggactagtatttggtaaaatacaggTCACCTTTCAGTTACTATAaactatacatgtatatagatcactatttacaaacaagttctcaaaacattattaaaacatagaacagtaaataaacaaagcAAGCAATTATTTTTTCCAGTTACAACCTTTGTATTTGGATTGTTGTAACTTACAAAGCCTTGACAAATTTCTCACACTGAGGACGTGAAACATGAAACTTCACTGATAACCACAGAATGCCATTATAacttaagtttaataataaagctGTATTTCTacctaaaaaaatatgaaacttcactGATAACCACAGAATGCCATTATAacttaagtttaataataaagctGTATTTCTacctaaaaaaatatgaaatctcGAATGGGCTGAAAACATTTTACCAGCACAGAGGTTTGTCTCAAAACTTAAAAATGTCTAAGAAACTAAAGGGACATCCTCAAAATTCCAATCAGTTATTCACACGTCACATATACAAGTGTACATTAAAGACGATTTTCACAAATGGAAAGATGAGTGGGAGCCACTGTTTGATTTACTGAAGATAGCAACAGCTCAAAACAGTAAACACAGaatgtatttatttgaaaataaagttatccTTTATTTTTACATAGCCAAagtggaatattttaaataaataacaaccacagatgaaacacttttttttttatcctaacaGTTATCAAGttccaaataaaaataagtgCTCGATTGCACATGTAGTAAAGGAAGCTGAACAAAGCACACAATCAACACATTTCTCAGTGGTCAACTGTATTTTCATGCCAAATATGATGATGAACACTGATAAGATTAGAGTTTTAACACAACACTGTAAAATGTCACGTTTACATGGATCTCGACTTGGGAAGCACTGGGCAAAACAAGTGTATCAAGGATTCTATTATAGTGATAGAGAGAAGCCCAAACACCTCACATTAAAGGTTAACAGCGTCTGGCACCTTCACCTGGTTTGACAAAGTGTACCATAAACTACTACTATTACACTGAAGTTCAATGACAAACACTAACCTGTTGGTTGTCACGGGCCTGTTGCTCAATCATATCTGCTTCTCGGTGCATCCCTACAGAACGATAATATTCTATCCAGGCTGCACTGTAATCTGGTTGTCCACCAGGTGTTGTTGCTGTAAACCAAACTAAGCTTTAATTACCGACAAATGtccattttgttttacatattacaaCATACGTTAGTTTGATATTGTGATAAGTATAGAGAAATACTTACAATGGGTcgagtaaaatattattttaaaaaaatgtacaggGGATCGAATTACATCCAATGGTGCCTAAATAGAAATTCTTACCAGGCTGGGGTTGTTGTTGAGCTTGCGGTTGAGCAGGCTGTGGCTGCTGTGGTTGGGGTTGAGGCTGGCCTTGAGGTTGAGGTTGCCCTTGTGGCTGTTGTTGGTTGTAGAACTGAGCATAATAAGCAGCCCATGCTGCAGCATTTGCATCAGCTGCAGCTTTGGCTGTAATTAAGAAAAACAGTCAATTGAAATtactattttcaataaaaaagtattaataacacCACTAATGTTAACCCTAATTGAGAATTGACTTCCTGCATGTATACACGAAACTTTGCAAATTTTTCAGTGAACAGATTCAGTAAATACATTGAGTTTCAGTCGTTCTAAGcttaaaaatctagaaaaaatattgTCTAAATGTTGGAGTTTCTCTCCCATAATTTATGTAGAGTTGTATTTCTCTTCTTAAATAGATACTAACTTaccaacattttatatatttaaaacaatccaTCTAAAGCTAGATTTCCCTTAGTTTGTACTTCACCTAGGATTCTGATACAATTAAATTTATGGGTTTTCATGGATGTGTTTCCATACGAAATGACACGTTCCTAGTGATAAAGGGTAGCCATTAACCACCTTATCTGAAATAACTAACCAccacatgaataataataaaaagagtagatttaaatattagaaataagattAACCCAATAAAGGTTTAGTAACAGTTTCTGAAATAATtcttattatacaaaataaagcaGTTAGATCAGTAAAGGAGTGGTAATGGTACTTCTGCACAGAACATGCACACAGGTAATTTAATAACCAAGTTCTAGTAATATCAGTGGATTTTACTTGAATAAACGAACTGAatggaagcaaaaaaaaaacaatcgtaTGTTTTAAATGACTGAAAATGTGCACGCTTTATTACTGATCAAAAATATGCCTTCTGGTTAAAACCTGAACTACAGCACTTACTGGGATCATTTGGAGCTGCTGGTTGGTTCTGCCAATGTTGGTATGCATTACCCCACCCTTGAGGAGCATACTGTTGATTTGGTGGAACTGGTTGCTGCTGGCTGTAGGgaggaaaataataaataaattaaaactggtAGCCATCTTTAGTCttcataacttttaaaattattttttgttggaTTTTGTGAAAAGTTATTTACACTAGCCATTCTTAACCACAAACAGACTGGCTAAACAATAACCAGCAAGACATCACCCATCGATAATTCTTGTCACACTGAATATAGGGTATTGAGATCTCAGGGTTTGCTGCCCATCACCACCAAGAAAAAACTCATCTCTACAGACTGGTATGTTTATCACTCACCTCATAAGAAATAAACTCAACTATTTATGCTTTCcaataaataatactttaaatacaattttattcattatttcagAGTTTTCCTCCTGAAATTACCAACACTTTTGggttaaaactaaaaacaaatgtatctTAGAAATACTTATCAAGTATTATCCAAGTTAAACCATCAACAACAGAACAAGAATTATACATACTAATGTTGTGGGTACTGTGTTGGATATGGTCCTGGAACAGGTCCTGGTCCATTTGGTCCAGGAGGCtagataaaacaaacagatacttGAGGGTGTTTGATACATAAGATATAAACAGTTACAATTTAGAGGAGTTCTAAATATAAAGTGTACAATGCAACATGAAaatcagaaacaaatatttcattaagttGATAAGTTGGCAGTATTTTTTGCACAATATCTAAAATgttggaaaattatatttttcatgacCAAGTTTTCACTTATTCTTTACCGACAGACCAACATACCCATATGTTTTGAGAAGTTACAGGTaacataaaaattagaatattttggtAATTTTCAATTCTTTTATTAAGACAAATATTCCAAGCTATAGATTTACTTCATATAAAAACTTACTCCTCCATTTGGAAGCGTACTGCCAGGTCCTCCAATTTTTTCATTAATCAACTGCTGTGCATGCTCAATTTGTTGGGGAGCTCCTCGTATAATGAACACTTTTTCGTGAGGGTTAGGAGGTGGGCCTCTTGACAGTTCAACATGTGCACCACTCTGTTGATTAATCCCCTTTATTGTTTCACCACCtgggaagagagagagagaaaaaaaagtggTTATTCTTGTTGTATATAATCACAGAAATACTTGaacattatgaatatttaatgCTGCTAATGTATACTGGTAGTGAATATTAAAGTTACAGAATAACCCCTAGCAACAATCTTTGTTAGGAAACAGATACCATTACCACACACAATTAATGTTTGCAGGCATCTGATTTCCAATTACATGATATGGCACAAGTTTGACACCAGACATCTATGGCAGGCAAAACCCCTTATGATGTCTGGCTCTAATACTGTGCACCAAGGTAATCCAATGTTACTTCACAGATACACTAGTCTTTTCAATATATTAGactaaaactgttacaaaaacaGAATTCTGTAACTCAAAATATAAATGACAACTTCACAAAAATAATTACCATCATTTAATGCATTTCCTTTCAAGAAGATAAATCCAACCATACTGTGTTGTATTTACTTTGGTTAAACCAATGTACATTAATTCTCACCATCATGTAACTTTTAATATGTGCAGATAGCCtggttgctttgtgccataaaaacACCAATACAAACCAACTTGAATTTCACAAGTTTTTTTACTCACCTTTCCCAATTACAAGACCACACTTATTTGCAGGAACGGAATAACTAATTTCCTGCATATCACCATCAGGTCGACCCCTGCCCATCCCTGGACCTGGTGGACCAAATGGTGGACCTCCTGGGCCTGCATCATATCCTCGGCCACGACCAGGCCCCCTACCAACATTCTGCTGATCTCTCATCTGCTTTATATGACataattcaatataattttattaatcctacaaacacaacactaacacaAGTTGATACACACAGaaagatattaacattttaaaatattattgtggtTTTACAAAGGCCTTTCAGCTGCTACCATACACTGAAATCCataaatagaaatgttaaatGATGCCACAAGGtgaatacataattaaatattaacttatactAAATGACACAGCATTGCAGCTAAACTTTCATatcatattttacacaaaaaatagaaacttcattaataattttgttatactgCTTTACATTGGGGCTGCAGCagagagagaaaataatttaagatttaaCTGACCAGGACACTACGAATTAGATCGTGTATGATATTTGCAGCCCTCTGAGCTTGCTCTGGGTTTCCACTGACTAAACATATCCTGTCTCCAGGCCCATCATCCTTCCCTTGTTGGAACTGAACTTTGGCTCCACCGGAATCTTGTTGAATACGTCGTATCATATCTCCACTTTTTCCTATGACTACTCCGACAGCTTGTCTCGGGCACCAAGATCTACAAAGTTTTAAACCATTCTGTATTTTTCATAAGATAATTATTAACTTGAATAgcattactaaaatgtttaaattatttcaagcaATAAAGCAATCATTACAAGAAACTGTTTAGTACATTCACACCAAGTAATTTAACCTTGGAATAAACTCTTTCATTTTTCTGTAAACTCTGTTAATTGTATTTGCAGTGgatgaaaattattaattcaaacaaaactaaTGCTTTGGAATGAACAAACAAAGATAACTTGTTTACAAGTGAGGTGTGCAAACCACAACACCTGTAAAATGATTACTAGTCTAAGCAAGGTTAAGGGTAATTAAGCTTCATTACACTGtactttttcaaacattaaaatagCTAATAATTTCATCTGAAAACATTGACGATGGCAAGAGTACCCACCTCATGAAGTAACACTACTTACTAAGTTTGTAATGCTATGTAAgtagtttattttatcaaatactcAACCAATAATGCATAATtaatatgcaaaattaaaaaaccagGTTATTTATAACCAGTGTGTtttaacaatgcatgatcttgTTGAGAAGTCTACTATCAAACTCCATTCACGAGGCTTAAAAGTTAACCTTTTGCCTTAATGGGGTTAGCGAAACCTTCTCATTTCTTTAGCACAGCATCTACACCCAGCACTCTTAAGAGGAAATGTAGGTTCTAGTTCtgtgcatttttattattattacaaatgttgtcTTGATGCTTTAATTCTGAATACGTGGAATTCACGGGTACacagaaacttttaaaataagatatttaggCTTAAAGTGCAAAGTCAATTctcttaaaagtaaaatattccgaCTGTATTAAAATCCCTACATGCTACTTACTAAGAGTTCAACTAATAAAAACCTTACTTTTCTGTcagaaatatttatgaatatactGAAATTAAATTTCAGATAATTTATCATCCATACATTTAACAtacgttgtgtgtgtgtgtgtgtgtgtaaataaaaagaaagaagagaCTAAAAGTTCACCATTCTTCCACAATATATATTCCTGTGCTGTACCTCTTAAGAGAAAGTTGTTTTACCTCTTGTGTACCAGGTGGTACAGATCCATATTCATTTGTTAGAGGTCCTCCTCCCATATAGCTCCCACCTCCTCTGTTAACATTctaagttaagaaaaaaaaacaatcaaataataaacACCTCCTAACACAAACATCCAAGTTTATTAAGTCACAGGTAAATAATCAACATAAaccataagtttttttttttttcaatgcagTTCAACTGTAAATCAGCCAACAACTTGTACACACACGAACAGGGTAGCTAAGAAAGCTATGTTCTGTAATACCACAAAAATCTTTAGATTACCCCCTCAAAAGTGTGTTCCAATGGTTATGTTTTACACAAGACCTAAACCTGGGAATGTTTCTAGTCTTAATagcatttgttatttatattgttgcTTATTACACACACAATCTAATAATGGTTCTCAAACCAGAAATTGATGCTTTATTGATAGCTataagctatttgtgctgtgcccaccatggatattaaaaaaacaaccttaatttgacattttaagtctccagacttactgctgaaccaccaGGGGACAGATTTAGTCTGATAATAACGTCATTCGACTGTTGATCACAACTTTTTTCACTAAATGTTTATAAGGCTAGCTTGCCAAgtagagtaaaatatatttatgtcctCAACTTCCAAGCCTACAAATTTGTCTGCACTCGCATCACATTTGACATGAATCAGTACGTTTCCCACACAAAACAAGTTCTTTATTTTGCTTCCACTCCATATCCTGTCAACACTAACAGTTCATTATATGGCAATAAATAACTGCGTGACTTTCTCAATGGAAATACCATAAAGTTTAGTTAGAGTTTCTTCTGAATTTTCCCCAATATCAGAACTTTCCACAATTTTTAGACTTGAAAAATAATCAGTGTTTCCACATTCTTTTCCAAATTCTACACGTTAAAAACCATGCGATATGTACATTTATCAAGTTCAGTTTTCAGACCA encodes:
- the LOC143247609 gene encoding far upstream element-binding protein 1-like is translated as MSVVPPQSTVSGGFDTNSAFADALERARQIAAKINPGGGDTGTTGGTKRPLEDSMDLLSDGGSDPKKLATMKDPIGAQLAAIHQQRSMPGSNAVTVEEWKVPDKMVGLLIGRGGEQITRLQAESGCKIQMAADSGGTPDRACTLTGSRQSIEKAKDLMTQIINRGGPPPPYVDINQVPEGQVVIDMIIPAGKVGLIIGKGGETIRQLQERAAVKMVMIQDSPQQTGMDKPLRITGDPSKCEFAKQLVMDLLTEKEIEVCDSNGLKLCRSWCPRQAVGVVIGKSGDMIRRIQQDSGGAKVQFQQGKDDGPGDRICLVSGNPEQAQRAANIIHDLIRSVLMRDQQNVGRGPGRGRGYDAGPGGPPFGPPGPGMGRGRPDGDMQEISYSVPANKCGLVIGKGGETIKGINQQSGAHVELSRGPPPNPHEKVFIIRGAPQQIEHAQQLINEKIGGPGSTLPNGGPPGPNGPGPVPGPYPTQYPQHYQQQPVPPNQQYAPQGWGNAYQHWQNQPAAPNDPTKAAADANAAAWAAYYAQFYNQQQPQGQPQPQGQPQPQPQQPQPAQPQAQQQPQPATTPGGQPDYSAAWIEYYRSVGMHREADMIEQQARDNQQAGQQYAQQPQPAAVQSAAPSQTPAPQGQQPPAAPQPGQPAPQGQQYAVAAPSGQWTPAAYPQQQQQQQQQQQPPPQQQAYPQQNPYAGYSFPGYGQ